A region of the Miscanthus floridulus cultivar M001 unplaced genomic scaffold, ASM1932011v1 fs_252_2_3, whole genome shotgun sequence genome:
NNNNNNNNNNNNNNNNNNNNNNNNNNNNNNNNNNNNNNNNNNNNNNNNNNNNNNNNNNNNNNNNNNNNNNNNNNNNNNNNNNNNNNNNNNNNNNNNNNNNNNNNNNNNNNNNNNNNNNNNNNNNNNNNNNNNNNNNNNNNNNNNNNNNNNNNNNNNNNNNNNNNNNNNNNNNNNNNNNNNNNNNNNNNNNNNNNNNNNNNNNNNNNNNNNNNNNNNNNNNNNNNNNNNNNNNNNNNNNNNNNNNNNNNNNNNNNNNNNNNNNNNNNNNNNNNNNNNNNNNNNNNNNNNNNNNNNNNNNNNNNNNNNNNNNNNNNNNNNNNNNNNNNNNNNNNNNNNNNNNNNNNNNNNNNNNNNNNNNNNNNNNNNNNNNNNNNNNNNNNNNNNNNNNNNNNNNNNNNNNNNNNNNNNNNNNNNNNNNNNNNNNNNNNNNNNNNNNNNNNNNNNNNNNNNNNNNNNNNNNNNNNNNNNNNNNNNNNNNNNNNNNNNNNNNNNNNNNNNNNNNNNNNNNNNNNNNNNNNNNNNNNNNNNNNNNNNNNNNNNNNNNNNNNNNNNNNNNNNNNNNNNNNNNNNNNNNNNNNNNNNNNNNNNNNNNNNNNNNNNNNNNNNNNNNNNNNNNNNNNNNNNNNNNNNNNNNNNNNNNNNNNNNNNNNNNNNNNNNNNNNNNNNNNNNNNNNNNNNNNNNNNNNNNNNNNNNNNNNNNNNNNNNNNNNNNNNNNNNNNNNNNNNNNNNNNNNNNNNNNNNNNNNNNNNNNNNNNNNNNNNNNNNNNNNNNNNNNNNNNNNNNNNNNNNNNNNNNNNNNNNNNNNNNNNNNNNNNNNNNNNNNNNNNNNNNNNNNNNNNNNNNNNNNNNNNNNNNNNNNNNNNNNNNNNNNNNNNNNNNNNNNNNNNNNNNNNNNNNNNNNNNNNNNNNNNNNNNNNNNNNNNNNNNNNNNNNNNNNNNNNNNNNNNNNNNNNNNNNNNNNNNNNNNNNNNNNNNNNNNNNNNNNNNNNNNNNNNNNNNNNNNNNNNNNNNNNNNNNNNNNNNNNNNNNNNNNNNNNNNNNNNNNNNNNNNNNNNNNNNNNNNNNNNNNNNNNNNNNNNNNNNNNNNNNNNNNNNNNNNNNNNNNNNNNNNNNNNNNNNNNNNNNNNNNNNNNNNNNNNNGAAATTTCAGACGGCGGTTCTATGGGGCTTCGCTTGCTCGCGAGCGGTAGgggaggctggagcccccctagctccaccgctggctccgtgcctggCCTGATGTCACCGTTGCTGAAAGCAAGGACTGCTTCTCTATCATGATAGTAACTGACAGTATGATATTGCACTATGTTTGGAACATGGAAGTTTCAATTGATTGTTTTTGGGATTTGTGATAATGTACTGTTTCATGCAGAATTCctgtaaggctgtgtttagttcgcgaaatgaaaatttttagatgtcacatcggatgtttcggggatgtcgaaaaaaactaattacatagctcgcctgaaaactgcgagacgaatttattaagcctaattaatccatcattagcgcatgttagttactgtaacacttatggctaatcatggactaattagtcttaaaacattcgtctcgcgatttccaaccaaactatacaattaattttttttcgtctatatttaatactccatgcatgtgccgcaagattcgatgtgatagtttggggtgaaaatttttggaaactaaaccaggcctaaaaaTTTATAAGCAAGTTCCTGGTACGTTCTACCATAATATGAGCGAGTAATTAGTGTCATGATCTGTCGTGTGCATATTCAGTGGCTGCTCCTAAACGATTTCCACGGTATGAACCATCCAGTAATCCAGTTGCATCCAAGATGCGGCTTTTACTGGGCCATCACCACCACTATGGCCGCTAATGGGGAACATGTCTCGGTTGCCTGCGCAGTGCGGTCCTTTTCGTCCATGCTATGATCGGTTCAGTTTGTCAGTGCGCTGCTGTGTGTATGTCGTGCGCAATTGCGATGCGTGCAGATCCACTTCTGAAAATTCATTCAGAGGACAGATAAAATCTCGCGGGGGCCTCAGAGTGGGagccagtttagttccaaaatttttggcaaaatgggcacggtagcattttcgttgttatttagcaaatagtgtccaatcatagtctaattaggcttaaaagattcgtctcgtggatttcgtctaaactgtgtaattaattttattttttatttatatttaatatttcatgtatgcgtctaaagattcgatgtgacggggaatgtgaaaaattttgcaaaatgtttggggaactaaactgggcccgATTGATTTGGTCGCCATTCATTGAGTAGCGTCCAGTGGGCGATGGCCATCATGCACGCAATCATGCAGGTAACGGCCACTGATGTGAATGTGATGCGACGTTCATGGGTGATGCCTGATGGCCAGATGTTTCCTTCTGTCATTAGCTGTGGTAGTAGCTGGTAGTGGCGTTAGCGGTCATGTTGGTGGGCATGGAATCCTAAGTGAATGTTGGAAATTGGGGGTACTCCATCGTCATATAAAGGATTTTCCGTATGTGTGGGAGTAAAATCGGATTCACTCATGACAGAGGGTTGTAAGAAGGATTTTAATCCCTGTCTGAGTGAGCCAAGTTGTACACATCGGCACGTTTAACACGGCACCACGTAGGTCAAATTGCTATCAAAACCGGCTCAACCAACTGGTTTCAAAAGTTGGAGGAGTCCAAACATCCAGTTTCTCGATTGAGAGAGGAGAAAAGAACTTATTACAGCAGCTTAGTTGGTTGAGTTTTTTTTTATGGAACCTTCCCAGCGAGTCCTCAACTTGGGGTGCTCGCTTTTTTTATTCATTCCATGATCCATATTTTAACAAGGGTTTTTCTTGCAGTGGTAGGACATTTGCCTATTGACAACGATGCATATTGATGACTTCGTCAATCTTAATATATGTCTTAGTCTTTCGAAAGTGCTCATATTGGAGGTGCCCATATGTGTAAGGTGTGTGCGTGTAGGGCTAGATAACGAGCAaaagctcggctcggctcgttatcttgACGAGCCAAAAGGTCAACTCGGCTTGGCTCGTTTACGAGCTTGAGTGGGCCCATTTAGCTCGCGAGCCAAGTATAaaataaaatacaaaaaataacATAACCATGAGCCTTAAATCAAACAAAAAATTAATATGTGCTAACAAATATAGAGGTATAACATATACTGTAGTATATACTATAGTATTGCACCACATATCCATGGTCTATACTCCATACAATACATAATCCATCCATAATCTTACTATTGATTATTCATACATCCATTAAAAACAAAGTGATTGAGTCATAATAATCCCAAGTTTACATGTTGTAGGCCAGtttaagacatgaagtaatacacaAATAATACAAGTTCAAGGCCAACATATTTGGCTCGTTAACTATACGAGCTAAAATACTGACTCAGCTCGTTGAAAAATATAAACGAGTCAAGTCACTATTGAGCCGAGTCGAATGAGCTACTGTGAACTTTTCGTCCAGCCCTATGTGCATGCATACATAGCTATGAATTTACGTGCAGTGTCTACGTCtgattagcaaaaaaaaaaaaaaaaaaaaaaaaaaactgagcaAAGCCAGAGGAAGTGAAAGGGATATTTCCTTTGGTTTTTCTGCCTTGTCATGGGGTCATGGGCTTGCTCGCTGATGGTTTACAGACTTACGGGCCGCCGAAAGCAGCAACAACCCTGTAAACGTCAACTGGGCTAACAATGTTATACGAGTCGCCGAGCAACATGCCCAGCCCAGTCTGAACGGGAGAATCCCGTACGTTTCTGAAGTTTTTCTTTCCCGACGAGACGTTTCTGCGGAATTTATACTGATTCTTGTGAGTCTATCGTGAATTCTTTCCTATCCAAACAGACATGGCAACGTACATACGAGTCATCACTCTGAGTTCCATCAAGGTTCGTTGAGTGTTTGCTTAGTTCAGCATTCGTTTCTTGTTTCGTCCTTCTAATGATTGAGAAGTAGTAACACCTGGATGAACCCTTGCATGAGGCAACCGGCATGACCAAATCACTCAACGCGACGGTGAAAATCAGTGGGACTTTTGTTAAAGGACTTGTTTGGATGCATATatattcacctcaatccacatgtattaGAGTGGATTATGGTGTAACTTAGTTTTATTTCGACTCCAATCCATTTTAACACATATGGCCAGGGTTTTCAATTTCAGTTTTAGAAATATTTCGCCACCACCAAAATTCCTGAATTTCACGAATTTCGAacgaaatttcgccgaaatttttTTAGAGACTTAAACACAAagtctgtttttttttaaaaaaaatcttttagaTCTAAACAAAATAGTAGCATGATTTATGACTATACATGTACTCAGTAGAAGAATATCCAACATAAACAATAGAAAATATAAGCCTATAGTTGTATTGCACATTAATTAGTGTAATACGAAATTTCGGATTTTTTTCGATCACCACCGAAATTCCCGAACTTACGacgaaattttgaaccctgcaTGTGGGTTGAGTACATTCAAACAATCCCTTAATCCACGTATGTTGAAATGAATTGAAGTaaaaattagttttttttctacTCAAATATACCCTAATACATGTGAATTGAGGTGCATGTAACCGTGATTGAATCAGGTGCAAAATCAAGTTCAATCACGTGTCACCACGATTAGCTAGAGCCTGATAGTGATAATCACCTGGTTTCCCCTCGTTACTTTTCTCAATGATGATTGCGGTACCAGCAACAAAGCATCCAACCAGAAGCAAAAGCATACCCTGGTCTTTTGTCTCGCCCAGCACTCTGGATATACATTTTGGGCCAGGCAATCCATGTATCTTGAAGCGAAAAACACTGCTCGGCTACTGCAGTTACAAACATGTCTATGTCTATCTTTGAAAATTCAACCACTTAGCAGCAAAAATAGCAGCTTTCCAAGTTAATTAATAACTATCCAAAGCGAACAACGGAAAATATTCAAGGGCATTATGAGCCTTTTACCACGACCCACCACCAATTTTATGGAGACCTACGAAATGCCGACTAGTCATTCAAGGCTTACAAAGTCAACGTGTCCCAGAAACTGATAAATAATACTCTTAACTGCTGATACAATTAGCCGCAGCATATTTTACAACTCTGGATCACTCAACAACAGCCATCTCAGCGAAATTATGAGATAGCACATGCTAAACCTATTTCCCAAGCTAAGCTATGGAAAAGGTCAAAACTTATAGTGGGGCTGCTAGAACCCCCATGTCAATCAGCCAAGCTATCAAGGAAGCTCTGTAGCTCCCTCAGGCCCTCTGCAGATATGCTTCTCTGTACACGAGGCCTAGGAGTTGTTAGAACAGGAGGCGGCCTAGAGTTGAAGCAGACGACAACCACAGAAAGGTTATCACCACTCTTCCTCTTGATGGCCTCATCAACTAGTTCTTTACAGCAAGTGGCCGGGTCATTGTGCTCTTGGAGCTTACGGCGGGCAAAATCTACTGCATTTTGGCTGCGGAATACATCCCAGATCCCATCACAACCCATGATCAGGAACTCGTCCTCTTCAGTCAGATCTGTTGTCATTACCTCAGGCTCGGCACTGAGAGGGCCAAGACCATCACATGCCTTCATGCCTTCCATATGCCAATCCCCGATTGCTCGCGCGACATTAAGCTGCCCATTCAGGTACTCATCATCAACATGTCCACCCAATGCCTCAATACGCATCTTCTCCCTGTTGCAAGATGGTTTGTGATCCCTGGACATCTCGATTGCCTTTCCACGACGACAAAGTACTGCTCGACAATCACCAGCATTTGCGACCAGAAGTAACCTGTTGAGCACCCAGAGACAGAAATATGCCAGCAGCTGAGGATTGTCAAAAGCATGTGCAAAATTTAACAGATCAGAACTCACAAATTTAATTATTCACAAAATTAGCTATCTTCAGGACATTCCTTAAACGAGAACACATGAATATTGTTGAGAAAAAACACATGCATGCACCATAAAAATTTGCAAATATGCAGTCACCAACGGGCAGGGGATGCAGATCCTTGtaggcagtggcggagccagccGAAAATTTTAGCTGGGGCATACTAAATGAACAAATCGCATATACCAGCGCAGTGTCATCAAGTCTAGCAACAGGCCTAGTATTCTACACAATATACTAAGTTCAAACTCTCCGTTAATGGCAGACAAACTATTTACAGCACTGAGTTCCATGCAAATTGCTGATGACACATTTAGCGAGAGAAAATTTTAAGCCCAGCCAGTAATGTTTGACAAAATTTCATACCTATTATGTTTGCTTAAGGCCAATGGGGACAAATTGAGCAAAACTTCTTGTACAGAGAGCAATAAAGAAGTAATTCCCTAACTTGTTATATTTCCCAGTTGGCCAGCTCTCCAGTAGCCTTGCTTCCCATCAAGGACGATGGCGCCGAGCGTGACGAGCTGATGGACGATTGTGCTGCTGCGTCTCTTCTTGCATTGTTAGGTTGGCCTCTTTTCGTTCCGGGCCTGCTAGCCAGTTAGGCTATGGACCAGTAAGCCCAACGAGCCATACCCCTTCAGCAGACAGTAGTAGTAGTTTCTTGCCCGATTGTTTAGACTTTGAGTTCGACCGCCACCGAGTCACTGAGCTTTGCAGTTGCAGCGGTCATGGAGATGAGGGAAAACTGAATGGGGTAATGAGGTTGGCCAGCTAGTAGCTGGGGCGGCCGCCCCATGTTGCCCAGGGTGGCTCCGCCCCTGCTTGTGGGGAAAAAGTGAAGGCGCATGTAGCTCATTTGCAATTAAGCGCGCGAGTGCAAATTGTTAGAACAGATTTGGCCAGGTGGGACCAAAGGGTACATGATGCCATAAACAGCAAATAGTGTTAAGTATTTATTTCCTCTAGCTATTACTTTGTATCGGCTGCCTCTTGGGTTTCTACCCAGTGTGCTGCCTAGGTACTCCCAGCTTGTTGCCTAGGACTTCTCCCCTCTTAACTCTCTAGCTTagcctctctctatatatatgtaacCCTCTTGTAATCTCATCATCAAGTAATCTAAAGCCTCTTAGCCTTTCTCTATCATGGTATCAGACTAACGATTCCTCTGCTTCCCCGCGCGCCCTTCCTTGCCGCCGCAGCCCGCCTCGGGTCGCGCCCACCCGCGCGCCCTTCCTTGCCGCCGCAGCCCGCGACCTTTCCCTGCCGCCGGCGTGCCTGAAGCTGCCCAGCCGCGCGCCCATGGCCACTTCAACCTCCGGCGCCTCCACCGCGGCTACCGCGATCAAGCTTCGTGATGAAGCTCTCGCCGCCGCCCAGAAGCTGGAGGAGGAGGCCGCCTCCCTGCACTCCACCAACACCGACCGCAGCCAGCAGCTTCAGACGGAGGCTGATCTCCTCAAGTCCGCTGCTGCCGCTCAGGATCGCGTTCGTGCCGCCGTTGACGCCCTCGAGAAGGAGCGCGCGCAGGCCGACGCCCTGGAACAGCAGGCCACTGCCCTCCGGGACCGTCTCCGCACGGACTCCTTCCACGACGACGGCTCTCAGGACGGCGGCGATCACTCCTTCTCCTCCGACGCCACGACCATCGCTCATCTGCACAGCCAGGCTGCCGCTGTCCAGAACATCAAGAACTTGATTCCGATCATTCTGGACCTTCAGTCCTCCAACTACTCCAGGTGGCGCGGCtacgtcctcctcatcctcggccGCTTCGCGTTGAAGGATCACGTCCTCAGTGACGCCTCCCGCTTCACCGATCCTGCGTGGTCCCGCATGGACTGCATGGTCGTCTCCTGGATCTTCAACACCATCTCCACCGATCTTCTGGACGTCATCCACGAGCGTGACGGCATCTCCGCTCGGGCTGCGTGGCTCGGCATTGAACAACAGTTCCTGAACAATCGCGAGTCACGCGCCATGCTCCTCGACGCTGAGTTCCGTACTCTCTCCCAGGGCGCCCTCTCCATCGACGACTACTGCCGCAAGATGAAGGGCATGGCTGATGCCCTTGCCGATCTTGGCGAGCCCGTCCATGACCGTACTCTGGTGCTGAACATACTAAGAGGCCTCAATGAGCGCTTCCAGTTCATGTCGCAGTTCATCACGCGCCAGAAGCCGTTTCCCTCCTTTGCAGACGTCCGCGCCGACCTGCGCCTGGCCGAGCTCAACATGGCACCTCCATCGGCTCTCATCGTCTCTTCGTCCAGCAAGCCACCTGCATCCTAGCCGGCCTCTGGGTCTGCAACCCAGCGCCCTCAACAGCACGCCGGGGAGCGTCCTCAACAGAACGCCAGGGGGGCTTCTCTGGTAATGGCCGTGGCCGGCGTCGTCGTGGCGGCCGTGGCCAAGGCGGCTCGAACAGCGGCTCACCCGGTGGTTCCCAGTTGCCCTCCCTCCTCAACCCGTGGACCGGGTCCATTCACATGTGGCCCGGGGCTACTCCCGGTGGCCCTCGCGGTCCACCTCTCCGCACCGGCCCGCCTTCAtcgcagcagctgcagcagcacGCTCTGGTGGCCGGCGTGCCTCCAACCTACTACCCTTCGGCTCCTGGGACATACCAACAGGTGTCCACCCAGGCGCCTCATCCTCAAATGATAAACTTCAGATAGCAGTTACCATGTGTCATATCATGTGATGTCAGAATTGATTTTGGCAGATTGGATAAAAAAAAACAGCTCCCATCGTCCATATGTAGTGAGAAACTTCAAATAGCAGTAACACCTATTCTATACAATGACTTTGTATGGATCACAGTTGCAGAAGTTAATGAGAGCATTACCTCCCAACCACAAGTGCTGCAAGAGCAGTTGTACCAGAAGCAAGAGAGCAGTTCAGAGAACAAGCATCTGCAAAAGCAGCATCGACCTGCAAGAATGCAGAGGATACTGCTTTCACTATCTCCCTAGGAAAACCCTCATCCTCGACAATAAACCTTGGTAAATTGCTGCACACAAAATCAGCTGCATGCTTTCCACCATGCCCATCAAAAACCTGAATAAAAAATGGAAATAAGGTTAAACATGCAGGAAATGCTAGCCAGATGGACCAAATTATTTTCCAAATAGGATGCCTATACTGTTTCTCTAGCCAAATGGCTAAAACCAGCTAAGATATATAGCAGTATTGACAAAGGAGATTGGACACTGCCACAATTCATTAGGAACATACCCCATAAAAGGCACTGGGGCCTTCGTCAGAACTTTCAAATCCGAAGTCCTGCATGAAATTATCAGAGCAGATAAAGACATCCTCCATTGTGTGCCTTGAGCCAATATCAGCCCACCCACCAGATCGTACAACTGGAATAAATTCAGTGTCTATGCTTTCAAAAGCTCTCTCATTTTCAGGCTTCGTATTGTTTGCAGGACTCCTCACCTTCAAAACCAGTGTCACTTATCAAACATACAAGAAAAGGATACACACTTTCAAACTGAGGTAAAAGGCCTtgttttatttcctttttttcaCTATAATTAAAAGGTAAAAGACGAACATGTCAGATATATACCACCTTTTTTGATTCACTAGGTGCACATACCGTGCACCATGCCACCAGCACACGAGTTACAAACTCGTGCTCTGAGTGTACCTTCATTCGGTACATATATCGCCTTATTAATCATACTATATCAAGTAAATCCTCACATTGATACTCGTGATCAAACATAAACCAGGTACCTAGTAGAACTATGAGATCAGAACCAAAACCCCTCAGCTTCTGCTTCCTAAATTTGCTTGATGGtctttccaaagaaaaaaaaatcatttgatGGTGGAGTATAAAATTAGTTTAGGGGTTTTCCAACTGTTGAGGACTGGAGAAATTtattggatcaatcaatcaacatATAAAGCAGAGTAGCAGACAAAAGACAGAACTTTGAATAATGTTCTGGGGGCCATGAGGCCAGAACAGGGCGTGGGGGTATCAGACTTTTCATGACATATAAGTACTGAATTAACAGTTCAATTATGCCCTTTTGCCATGTACTCGAACCACCCAACCTTTTCACCACAGGGAATGATAAAACAATAATCTTTACCAGAACAAAACCCCCAGGTCAAGAAAAGTTACATCATCATGTATTCATGTCCATTACCAAGTACCTGTGTCTGCAATAAATTATACACGACGAAATTGCTAGGGAAGCATCAGTTACCAAGGCAGGAGTATCTACTTCCCACAAACATTCTCGAATGTCCCCTGCCCCCGTACTTGATCCATTCGATACTAAAACCTATCATTTCATATAATCCAAAGCAGTCTTTTCAAGACACCACCAGATCACAAGCAATTATAATTGCTTTCCAGACTCCCAATCGCGTGCATCCACATAAACAGCCTGATTCCAAGCATCTTTGCCCCTCAACTTACTAGTCACTACCAGTACTCTAGTACAAACAAGGATGTACCAGGAGCTTCAGAGAACTCTTTTCCCTCCCACTCTTCTCTCACCTCCCAGATCCAGGACAACACGTCCCGTCCCATCACACCAGTGCAAACCCCACCGCCTTGGCACAATCGGCTCGCGCCTCGCAGCTGAGGCGGCAGCAGGCACACCAAACAGCACAGGTTAAAGCATTCGAATCAAGCCGACCACCACACAAAAGCTCCCATCTATCGCGCAGATCACGCAAGCTATCTTGCTAGCCGCGGAGGAAGCGAGATTCAGGAGAGCCGACTTACAAAAGAGGCGTGCCGCGCGAGCGCCGgcttcctcgccgccgccgggatCGGGGGCCtccccccgccgccgcctcgaGGAAGTTGCTCTTCCATCACCGACcaaatcggctagggttagggttcggataTGGTCCTAGGAGCTGCCTGCCGGTAGTAGCCTCCGTACTGTGGAGTGTGAACAGTAGTGGTAGCAGGAAAGGCAGGGGAGGCCAGAAAAAGGCGAGGGGAAAACGAGGGGCACAACAGGGGCGTTTCGGTAATTTCGTGGGAGATTAAGCTAATCATGGCGAGTAACAGCGGCGCTTAGCCGCTGGGCTGCGTGAGATGCGAGATCCGGTTTCCGGGGCTCGCGCTGCCATTGGTGGGGCGGCGAGGTCACGGGGGCGCGGGCGCGCGGCTG
Encoded here:
- the LOC136530999 gene encoding probable protein phosphatase 2C 57 — protein: MEEQLPRGGGGGRPPIPAAARKPALARHASFVRSPANNTKPENERAFESIDTEFIPVVRSGGWADIGSRHTMEDVFICSDNFMQDFGFESSDEGPSAFYGVFDGHGGKHAADFVCSNLPRFIVEDEGFPREIVKAVSSAFLQVDAAFADACSLNCSLASGTTALAALVVGRLLLVANAGDCRAVLCRRGKAIEMSRDHKPSCNREKMRIEALGGHVDDEYLNGQLNVARAIGDWHMEGMKACDGLGPLSAEPEVMTTDLTEEDEFLIMGCDGIWDVFRSQNAVDFARRKLQEHNDPATCCKELVDEAIKRKSGDNLSVVVVCFNSRPPPVLTTPRPRVQRSISAEGLRELQSFLDSLAD
- the LOC136531000 gene encoding uncharacterized protein, translated to MATSTSGASTAATAIKLRDEALAAAQKLEEEAASLHSTNTDRSQQLQTEADLLKSAAAAQDRVRAAVDALEKERAQADALEQQATALRDRLRTDSFHDDGSQDGGDHSFSSDATTIAHLHSQAAAVQNIKNLIPIILDLQSSNYSRWRGYVLLILGRFALKDHVLSDASRFTDPAWSRMDCMVVSWIFNTISTDLLDVIHERDGISARAAWLGIEQQFLNNRESRAMLLDAEFRTLSQGALSIDDYCRKMKGMADALADLGEPVHDRTLVLNILRGLNERFQFMSQFITRQKPFPSFADVRADLRLAELNMAPPSALIVSSSSKPPAS